The Neobacillus sp. OS1-2 genome includes a window with the following:
- a CDS encoding rod shape-determining protein codes for MFGIRPRDLGIDLGTANTLVYVKGKGIVLREPSVVAMQTDTKGIVAVGNDAKNMIGRTPGNVIAMRPMKDGVIADFEITAAMMKHHIRMAQKSNNLFSGKPYVMVCVPSGITAVEERAVIDATRQAGAKDAYTIEEPFAAAIGANLPVWEPTGSMVVDIGGGTTEVAIISLGGIVTSISIRVAGDEMDDSIISYIRKHYNLMIGERTAETIKMEIGSAGNPEGIDNMEIRGRDLLTGLPKTIEITAKEIATALNDTVYAIVEAVKNTLEKTPPELAADIMDRGIVLTGGGALLRNLDQVISEETKMPVLIAENPLDCVAIGTGKALDHIHLFKNKAKDSR; via the coding sequence ATGTTTGGAATTAGACCTAGAGATCTTGGGATTGACTTGGGAACAGCAAATACCCTTGTATATGTAAAAGGAAAAGGAATTGTGTTACGGGAGCCATCAGTCGTGGCAATGCAAACTGATACAAAAGGGATTGTCGCAGTAGGGAACGATGCGAAAAATATGATTGGACGAACACCGGGGAATGTCATCGCAATGCGTCCGATGAAGGATGGGGTCATTGCTGATTTTGAAATAACGGCAGCGATGATGAAGCACCATATACGAATGGCACAGAAAAGTAATAATCTTTTTTCTGGCAAGCCCTATGTCATGGTTTGTGTTCCCTCAGGCATCACCGCCGTTGAGGAACGTGCCGTCATTGATGCGACTAGACAAGCCGGGGCAAAGGATGCCTATACGATTGAAGAACCATTTGCGGCAGCAATTGGCGCCAACCTCCCTGTTTGGGAACCAACCGGCAGTATGGTAGTGGATATTGGCGGTGGGACGACTGAAGTTGCCATCATTTCTTTAGGGGGTATCGTGACAAGCATATCCATTCGCGTTGCCGGGGATGAAATGGATGATTCAATTATTTCTTATATCCGTAAACATTATAATTTAATGATTGGTGAGCGTACGGCGGAAACCATTAAAATGGAAATCGGTTCTGCCGGCAATCCCGAAGGCATCGACAATATGGAAATTCGCGGCCGAGACTTATTAACAGGCTTGCCAAAAACGATTGAGATTACGGCAAAAGAAATTGCCACCGCCTTAAATGATACGGTTTATGCGATTGTCGAAGCCGTGAAAAATACGTTAGAAAAAACTCCGCCGGAACTTGCTGCCGATATTATGGACCGTGGTATTGTATTAACAGGTGGAGGCGCGCTTCTTCGCAATTTGGACCAGGTTATTAGTGAAGAAACAAAAATGCCTGTCTTGATTGCCGAGAACCCGCTTGATTGTGTAGCCATCGGAACAGGAAAAGCGCTAGATCATATCCATTTATTTAAGAATAAAGCGAAAGATTCTCGATAA
- a CDS encoding M23 family metallopeptidase: MARSTPEEIRRRIAKRKKEQVPTNKTADRQMVWHGDDETYSFTPSTPSGNGGGEEGHPLFKKEVFFFKILASILLFLVVAILSRNQTATFEPVKEFVVKQMDLDFKFATVSNWYEDKFGKPLALLPFTEEDQAGKKTIVKDQNFSVPAMGKILENFEKNGQGIMIETGKGAAVQSIDDGFVTFVGIKDGIGKTVVIQHPDGSQTWYGNLEEVKVNKYDHIDKRTVVGTVSASTGEDKTKGKYYFAIKKDDNFIDPIQVIRFE; this comes from the coding sequence ATGGCGCGGTCTACACCGGAGGAAATACGGCGACGAATCGCTAAAAGGAAAAAAGAACAGGTTCCAACGAACAAAACTGCTGACCGCCAGATGGTATGGCATGGTGATGATGAAACATACAGCTTTACTCCTTCTACTCCTTCTGGAAACGGCGGCGGAGAGGAAGGACATCCACTGTTTAAAAAGGAAGTTTTCTTTTTCAAAATATTAGCATCTATCCTCCTGTTCCTGGTGGTAGCGATTTTGTCCCGGAATCAAACGGCAACCTTTGAGCCAGTAAAAGAGTTTGTTGTTAAGCAAATGGATCTGGACTTTAAATTTGCCACAGTTTCAAACTGGTATGAGGACAAATTTGGCAAGCCCCTCGCATTGCTTCCGTTTACAGAAGAAGATCAAGCAGGAAAAAAGACAATAGTCAAAGATCAGAATTTTTCCGTTCCAGCGATGGGAAAGATCCTTGAAAACTTTGAAAAAAATGGTCAAGGGATTATGATCGAAACGGGGAAGGGGGCAGCTGTCCAGTCTATTGATGATGGATTTGTCACCTTCGTGGGAATCAAGGATGGAATAGGGAAGACCGTTGTTATTCAGCATCCAGATGGTTCGCAAACATGGTATGGGAATTTAGAGGAAGTAAAAGTTAACAAATATGACCATATTGATAAAAGAACAGTAGTAGGCACGGTTTCTGCTTCAACGGGAGAGGATAAAACAAAAGGCAAATATTATTTTGCGATAAAAAAAGACGATAATTTCATCGATCCCATCCAGGTGATTCGCTTTGAATAG
- the minC gene encoding septum site-determining protein MinC — translation MKKRQNVTIKGTKEGLVLHLDDKCSYEELKKELEQKLSINSRTQEERNLISVKVNVGNRYLSEVQREELKSLIRQKKNFVVDEIESEVITKEEAKSLKAENEIMTVSSIVRSGQVLKAPGDLLLIGDVNPGGMVVAGGNIFIMGSLKGVAHAGCFGNLAAVIVASSMKPTQLKISDSINRAPDTIQNNEKREMECAYIDENRQILVDRLQVLIHLRPNLNRFEGGH, via the coding sequence ATGAAAAAACGGCAAAATGTTACAATAAAGGGAACGAAGGAAGGACTTGTCCTTCATCTTGATGATAAATGTTCCTACGAGGAACTAAAAAAGGAACTTGAACAAAAGCTTTCGATCAATTCAAGGACACAGGAAGAACGCAACTTAATCTCTGTCAAAGTGAATGTTGGCAATCGATATTTGTCCGAAGTACAGCGGGAAGAGCTAAAGAGCTTGATCCGTCAAAAAAAGAATTTTGTTGTCGATGAAATTGAATCAGAGGTCATCACTAAGGAAGAGGCGAAAAGCCTAAAAGCTGAAAATGAGATTATGACTGTTTCTAGTATTGTTCGTTCGGGACAGGTTCTAAAAGCTCCTGGTGATTTACTATTGATCGGTGATGTCAATCCAGGTGGAATGGTAGTTGCCGGTGGAAATATATTTATCATGGGTTCCTTAAAAGGTGTGGCACATGCTGGCTGCTTTGGCAATCTGGCGGCAGTCATTGTGGCTTCCAGTATGAAACCAACTCAGCTTAAGATAAGTGATTCTATCAATCGGGCCCCAGACACTATTCAAAACAATGAAAAGCGGGAAATGGAATGTGCGTACATAGATGAGAATCGGCAAATTCTTGTTGATAGATTACAAGTTTTAATTCATTTACGGCCTAATTTAAACAGATTCGAAGGGGGACATTAA
- the mreC gene encoding rod shape-determining protein MreC, which translates to MPQFFLNKRLIILLVSIIVLVALIGFSLRERSKLSWPEQFIKDTTGWVQSLVSKPTNYVAGFFENLQDLTNTYDENKELKPRIENLAGLEAQVQELKKENKELRDVLGEKKTLRDFEPLPATVIGRNPDRWHEMIIIDKGKLQGVKKNMAVVTARGLVGKVKNVTQFSSTVQLLSSMDPKNRISAIVQGETDVHGLVEGYDQEKKLLMVKAIPSGAKIEKGQTVITSGLGGFFPKGLLIGKVVEVKQDQYGLNLTALVKPGPDFYDITNVIVTKTNMIQVDTAETSDGKEEE; encoded by the coding sequence ATGCCACAGTTCTTTTTGAATAAACGACTGATTATTTTGCTTGTCAGCATTATTGTTCTCGTGGCATTGATTGGGTTTTCTTTAAGGGAGAGAAGTAAACTATCTTGGCCGGAGCAATTTATCAAAGATACCACCGGCTGGGTTCAATCCCTGGTTTCGAAGCCTACCAACTATGTGGCAGGCTTTTTTGAAAATCTCCAGGACTTAACCAATACATATGATGAGAATAAGGAATTAAAACCGCGCATTGAAAATCTTGCCGGCCTTGAGGCCCAAGTTCAAGAGTTAAAAAAGGAAAATAAAGAATTGCGTGACGTTCTCGGTGAAAAAAAGACCCTGCGAGATTTTGAACCACTTCCAGCTACTGTTATTGGTAGAAACCCTGATCGTTGGCATGAAATGATTATAATCGACAAAGGTAAATTGCAAGGTGTTAAGAAAAATATGGCGGTTGTCACGGCACGTGGTTTAGTTGGAAAAGTAAAAAATGTGACCCAATTCAGCTCAACCGTGCAGCTGTTAAGCTCAATGGATCCGAAGAATCGGATTTCTGCTATCGTCCAGGGTGAAACCGATGTGCACGGACTTGTAGAGGGCTATGATCAAGAGAAAAAGTTATTGATGGTGAAGGCGATCCCTTCCGGCGCAAAAATTGAAAAGGGCCAAACCGTGATCACCTCTGGATTAGGCGGCTTTTTTCCAAAAGGATTACTGATTGGAAAAGTGGTTGAAGTAAAACAGGATCAATATGGGTTGAATTTAACTGCCCTCGTAAAACCTGGGCCTGATTTTTATGATATTACAAATGTAATTGTCACGAAGACAAACATGATACAGGTTGATACAGCCGAAACATCTGATGGGAAGGAGGAGGAATAG
- a CDS encoding Rne/Rng family ribonuclease, with the protein METLIINYTAREKRFAYLRDNRVENIVFDRPEQRSLVGNIYFGTVTKVLPGMNAVFIDIAEEKNAYLHRDNLPSYILASDKQKSVTSFVHQGEKMLVQVDKDATGTKGPKVTGIIEIQGNHLIYMPKGRYIAVSKKIADESKQATLRRLGSRLKTEEEGIIFRTSSMTSTEEEIQEELQTLRQEYQKLLQKTAKKPGLIFQKDTFIEMILAQATSMTSGEAIVDDLAVKKMLEQANNQVKYTYYNGKENIFSANNVEHEIDKALKRIVWLDQGAYLIFDETEALTIIDVNTGKFSGKFDYQDTVLKTNQLAAKEIIRQLKLRDIGGIVLIDFIDMKREQDKERILGTIETELSKDEKRTKVIGFTPLGILQITRKRTKVALSEALQTKCPVCEGTGRILSVETIAFRLERELLEHRHAEFEAILIETSKEVKEALLGENDAQKQALEELLQIKLYFSIKPAAKPYFILKQFGSDRDIFLKAIDTYL; encoded by the coding sequence TTGGAAACATTAATTATCAATTACACGGCGCGGGAGAAGCGCTTTGCCTATCTCCGTGACAACCGTGTCGAAAATATCGTTTTTGACCGACCGGAACAGCGCTCGCTGGTCGGTAATATTTATTTTGGGACAGTAACAAAGGTACTCCCGGGGATGAATGCAGTGTTTATCGATATTGCAGAAGAGAAAAATGCCTATTTGCACCGAGATAACCTCCCATCGTACATACTCGCTTCCGACAAGCAAAAGAGCGTAACATCCTTTGTTCACCAAGGTGAAAAAATGCTCGTTCAGGTCGATAAGGACGCAACCGGCACAAAGGGGCCAAAGGTAACGGGAATTATCGAAATCCAAGGAAACCACCTTATTTACATGCCCAAAGGGCGTTATATTGCCGTATCGAAAAAGATCGCCGATGAGTCTAAACAGGCCACCCTTCGCCGCCTTGGCAGCCGCCTTAAAACCGAAGAAGAAGGCATCATTTTCCGTACTTCCAGCATGACGAGTACTGAAGAAGAAATCCAAGAAGAACTGCAAACCTTAAGGCAAGAATACCAGAAACTTTTACAAAAGACCGCAAAGAAACCGGGATTGATTTTTCAAAAGGATACTTTCATTGAAATGATCTTAGCCCAAGCCACAAGCATGACGTCTGGCGAAGCAATCGTTGATGACCTGGCCGTAAAAAAAATGCTTGAGCAGGCCAATAACCAAGTAAAGTACACCTACTATAACGGCAAAGAAAATATTTTCTCCGCAAATAATGTTGAGCATGAAATTGACAAAGCCTTAAAGCGGATCGTCTGGCTCGATCAGGGGGCCTATCTTATTTTTGACGAAACCGAGGCACTTACCATTATCGATGTGAATACAGGGAAGTTTTCTGGAAAGTTTGATTACCAAGATACGGTCCTTAAAACCAATCAGCTTGCCGCGAAGGAAATCATTAGGCAGCTCAAATTACGAGATATTGGTGGCATAGTCCTCATTGACTTTATTGATATGAAACGTGAGCAGGACAAGGAACGGATTCTCGGTACTATCGAAACGGAATTATCAAAAGATGAAAAAAGAACAAAGGTCATCGGTTTTACGCCACTTGGAATCCTACAAATAACAAGAAAAAGGACAAAGGTAGCACTGTCTGAAGCACTTCAAACGAAATGTCCTGTTTGTGAAGGGACGGGGCGGATCCTAAGCGTGGAAACTATTGCCTTTCGGCTTGAACGAGAGCTGCTAGAGCACCGTCACGCGGAATTTGAGGCAATCCTGATTGAGACTTCTAAAGAGGTAAAAGAGGCTCTATTAGGCGAAAATGATGCCCAAAAACAAGCGTTAGAAGAACTGCTGCAAATAAAGCTTTATTTTTCAATTAAGCCAGCAGCAAAACCATATTTTATCCTGAAACAATTTGGCAGTGACCGGGATATCTTCCTAAAAGCTATTGACACTTATCTTTAA
- the radC gene encoding DNA repair protein RadC: protein MSTNTLMIRDFPQDERPRERFIQHGPQSLSNHELIAILLRTGTKEESVLQLSNRLLTHFEGLRMLKSASLEEITEIKGIGAAKAIQILAAVEIGRRIANLNNSDRYVIRSPEDGAKYVMNDMRFLTQEHFVCLYLNTKNQVIHKQTVFIGSLNASIVHPREVFREALKRSAASVIALHNHPSGDPSPSREDIEVTKRLVECGKIIGIDLLDHLIIGENKFVSLKEKGYV from the coding sequence GTGTCAACAAATACATTAATGATCCGTGATTTTCCGCAAGACGAACGACCAAGGGAGCGTTTTATTCAACATGGACCGCAAAGCTTATCGAATCATGAACTGATTGCGATCCTGCTCCGGACCGGAACAAAGGAAGAATCAGTATTACAACTATCGAATCGTTTGCTTACCCATTTTGAAGGATTAAGAATGTTAAAATCAGCCAGCTTAGAAGAAATAACCGAAATTAAAGGGATTGGCGCAGCCAAGGCGATTCAAATTCTTGCTGCTGTGGAAATCGGCAGAAGAATTGCTAACCTAAACAACAGTGACCGCTATGTGATTCGATCCCCGGAAGATGGCGCCAAATATGTCATGAACGATATGCGCTTCTTGACACAGGAGCATTTTGTGTGCCTTTATTTAAACACGAAAAACCAGGTCATCCATAAACAAACCGTGTTTATCGGCAGCTTAAATGCCTCGATAGTACACCCAAGGGAGGTTTTCCGCGAAGCATTAAAGCGGTCAGCGGCATCTGTTATTGCCTTGCATAATCATCCTTCAGGCGACCCATCGCCAAGCCGTGAAGACATTGAGGTGACTAAGCGGCTCGTCGAGTGTGGGAAAATAATTGGCATCGACCTTCTTGACCATTTAATCATCGGTGAAAACAAGTTTGTGAGTTTAAAGGAAAAAGGGTATGTATGA
- a CDS encoding Maf family protein, producing the protein MQNLILASSSPRRKELLENLHLTFAIISSEVDESFDPELSPEDVVMELAERKAQVVFNENQDAYVIGSDTIVALNNRILGKPADEAEAVQMLTSLSGQKHDVFTGVSIVSPTSTTRFYEKTEVWFWELTDEEIKTYVQSGEPLDKAGAYGIQQLGSMLVKKINGDYFAVVGLPVARTIRELKKAGYQLPY; encoded by the coding sequence ATGCAGAACCTCATTTTAGCCTCTTCTTCTCCACGGCGAAAGGAACTTCTAGAAAATCTCCACTTAACATTCGCGATTATCAGTAGTGAAGTTGATGAAAGCTTTGATCCGGAACTATCCCCCGAGGATGTAGTGATGGAGTTAGCCGAGCGTAAAGCACAGGTAGTTTTTAATGAAAATCAGGATGCCTATGTGATTGGTTCGGACACGATTGTCGCACTGAATAATCGAATCTTAGGAAAACCAGCTGATGAAGCAGAAGCCGTTCAAATGTTAACAAGTTTGTCAGGTCAGAAGCATGATGTGTTTACGGGTGTATCCATTGTGTCTCCAACAAGTACTACCCGATTTTATGAAAAAACAGAAGTTTGGTTTTGGGAGTTAACGGACGAAGAAATTAAAACCTATGTGCAAAGTGGTGAACCGCTTGATAAAGCAGGTGCATATGGTATTCAACAGCTAGGAAGTATGCTTGTCAAAAAAATAAATGGAGACTATTTTGCGGTTGTTGGCCTGCCGGTTGCTCGGACAATCAGAGAATTGAAAAAGGCAGGCTACCAGTTGCCGTATTAA
- the minD gene encoding septum site-determining protein MinD — MGEAIVITSGKGGVGKTTTSANIGTSLALQGKKVCLVDTDIGLRNLDVVMGLENRIIYDLVDVVEKRCKIHQALVKDKRFDGLLYLLPAAQTVDKSAVKPEQMRELITELKQDYDYIIIDCPAGIEQGFQNALAGADKAIIVTTPEVSAVRDADRIIGLIEKQKNMEAPKLVVNRIRNHMMKSGDMLDIDEITQHLSIELIGIVADDEEVIKASNHGEPIALNPNSRASIAYRNIARRILGESIPLQPLEEANKGVFTKIKKFFGVR; from the coding sequence GTGGGAGAAGCAATAGTAATTACATCTGGTAAGGGCGGCGTTGGGAAAACGACAACTTCTGCTAATATTGGGACGTCTCTAGCCCTTCAAGGTAAGAAAGTATGCTTAGTGGATACTGACATCGGTCTTCGAAACTTGGATGTTGTAATGGGACTTGAAAACAGAATCATTTATGATCTGGTCGATGTAGTAGAAAAAAGATGCAAAATCCATCAAGCATTGGTTAAGGACAAACGTTTTGATGGGTTGTTATATTTGCTGCCCGCAGCCCAAACTGTTGATAAATCAGCGGTCAAGCCCGAGCAGATGCGGGAATTGATTACTGAATTAAAGCAAGATTATGATTATATCATTATTGATTGTCCCGCCGGTATTGAACAAGGTTTCCAAAATGCGTTGGCCGGAGCGGATAAGGCGATAATTGTTACAACGCCGGAAGTTTCCGCCGTTCGTGATGCGGACCGTATTATCGGTCTGATTGAAAAGCAAAAGAATATGGAAGCGCCTAAATTAGTCGTCAACCGGATTCGCAATCATATGATGAAGAGTGGCGATATGCTCGATATTGATGAAATCACCCAGCATTTATCGATTGAGCTTATTGGTATTGTTGCAGACGACGAAGAGGTCATCAAGGCTTCCAATCACGGCGAACCAATTGCACTAAATCCAAATAGCCGGGCATCGATTGCTTATCGTAATATTGCCAGAAGGATTCTCGGAGAATCTATTCCTTTGCAGCCTCTTGAGGAAGCGAATAAAGGTGTGTTTACAAAAATTAAAAAGTTTTTTGGTGTGCGCTAA
- a CDS encoding M50 family metallopeptidase, whose amino-acid sequence MNRAISLLRLTSIHPLLWIVIALSIATGYFLEVCLLLSIIFIHELGHAAAASFFSWRIKKITLLPFGGVAEMDEHGNRPLKEETIVVTAGPLQHVWMVAASYALFSTDVISEDLFNLFLHYNVMILVFNLFPVWPLDGGKLVFLLLSLKNSFPSAHRLTLLISFFGLTLFSILILLAAPSNLNVWVVIAFLYFSLYHEWKQRRFIFMRFLLERYYGKKSELQALKPIQANEQDLLIHVLEKFQRGCKHPIIVEAEGKEKGTLDENELLHAYFTEKRLTDKISDLLFSY is encoded by the coding sequence TTGAATAGAGCTATTAGTTTACTTCGACTCACTTCTATCCATCCATTGTTATGGATTGTGATTGCCCTATCGATTGCGACTGGGTATTTCCTCGAAGTCTGCCTGCTGCTTTCGATTATTTTTATTCATGAATTGGGGCATGCTGCTGCGGCTTCTTTTTTTTCATGGAGAATCAAAAAGATCACCCTCCTGCCGTTTGGCGGGGTGGCGGAAATGGATGAACACGGCAATCGTCCACTAAAGGAAGAAACAATTGTTGTAACCGCAGGGCCGCTTCAGCATGTGTGGATGGTGGCGGCGTCATACGCATTATTTTCAACGGATGTGATTTCAGAGGACTTATTTAACCTGTTTCTTCACTACAACGTCATGATCCTGGTCTTTAACCTTTTTCCAGTTTGGCCGCTTGATGGCGGAAAGCTAGTATTTTTACTGCTATCATTAAAAAATTCCTTCCCAAGTGCCCACCGACTGACGCTTTTGATTTCCTTTTTCGGGTTGACCTTGTTTTCAATCCTGATTTTACTGGCTGCACCTTCTAATCTCAATGTATGGGTCGTGATTGCCTTCTTGTATTTCTCGCTGTACCACGAGTGGAAGCAGCGCCGCTTTATCTTTATGAGATTCTTATTAGAGCGCTATTATGGAAAAAAATCCGAGTTACAGGCGTTGAAGCCTATCCAGGCTAATGAGCAGGATTTACTTATTCACGTATTGGAAAAATTCCAACGCGGCTGTAAGCATCCGATTATTGTTGAAGCGGAGGGGAAGGAAAAAGGCACTTTAGATGAAAACGAGCTCCTGCATGCCTATTTTACAGAAAAGCGCCTAACCGATAAAATCAGCGACCTTCTCTTTTCTTATTAA
- the mreD gene encoding rod shape-determining protein MreD, protein MKKFLLPLLFLFLFIFESLFIQFVPADLFGQNRVIAPHFLFTGLLFLTIYVGKKQGLIYGAIFGLLFDVVYIEIIGIYLFLYPFICYLVSKIMHIMQTNIVVAFLVSLFGIALLEVGVYEMNHLIGVTDLDFMTFIHLRFYPTMLLNAIIIVILGYPFKRLFEKHAESLRAE, encoded by the coding sequence GTGAAAAAGTTCCTTCTTCCTCTTTTGTTTTTATTCTTATTTATTTTTGAAAGTCTTTTTATTCAATTTGTTCCGGCAGACTTGTTTGGACAAAATCGCGTTATCGCCCCTCACTTTCTTTTTACCGGCCTGTTATTTCTAACGATTTATGTTGGGAAAAAACAGGGGTTGATTTATGGGGCTATTTTTGGATTATTGTTTGATGTAGTCTATATCGAAATTATTGGGATCTACCTTTTTCTATATCCATTTATATGTTATCTTGTTTCCAAAATCATGCACATCATGCAAACCAACATTGTTGTTGCCTTCCTCGTCTCCCTTTTCGGCATCGCCTTATTAGAAGTAGGGGTTTACGAAATGAATCATTTAATCGGTGTGACAGACCTCGATTTTATGACCTTTATTCATTTGCGTTTTTATCCGACCATGCTCCTAAATGCAATCATTATTGTCATTTTGGGATATCCCTTTAAAAGGCTTTTTGAAAAGCATGCCGAATCACTGAGAGCCGAATGA